The Xyrauchen texanus isolate HMW12.3.18 chromosome 13, RBS_HiC_50CHRs, whole genome shotgun sequence genome contains the following window.
AAATGTCAGAACAATCATCAAGCACCCCTCTTACAACAGCAACACCTACAACAATGACATCACTCTGCTGCGCCTATCCTCCCCAGTCACCTTTACAGACTATATTAGACCTGTGTGTCTGGCAGCTCAGACCAGTGTCTTTGCAGCTGGCACCAGCAGCTGGATTACAGGCTGGGGAGATGTTACTGCTGGAGGTACACACCCAGAATCTCAATCATTCATTTAAAGACTTCCTATTTTAACATCCCAAATTGATGATTgcatgtgtgtttctgtgtgtttacaTGTTCAGTGAGCTTACCTGCTCCTGGGATTCTACAGGAGACTGTGGTTACAGTGGTGGAtagttctaaatgtaataatctGCTGGGTGCTGGATCTGTAACCAACAACATGATATGTGCCGGTTTACTGCAGGGAGGCAAAGATACCTGCCAGGTATAACAACTATGCATTTGAGTGTGCACACCTACACATGCCATATCATCCATCAAGACCTCATTTATTCAGTGTCCATGTTTGATGTTAAAAAGCTCTGTAAGACAGTAGGCACATGACATACAATGGGCATACTCGCCCACAAATTCAAAACATAGTaattacacattttgtcaaaattgagttagGACCAAAATCTGGTCTCTTAAGGCACCAAAACCTGTACAGTGAAATTGaagaatgaatgggtgagacctaATTTAGAAGAAAATCTGGTCAAAAAAGTGCTTTTAAGTTTGTTGCTGTGGTTAGAAACAGCTTGCCAGCCCAAACATTCAGGAAAATTTTATACCGGTTGATAAACACCTTCATACTGCCGTTGAGCCAAGGTGGGGTTGTCACGGTACTCCACCTACTTTGACACTTACATCTTTTTCTGGTTTGATTTCGAATGCTCAGtcgagatcagtcaacatgaacacactgttGTGCAGTTGCCGGTGTTGTGCCGAAATCTGACTCCCTGCCATATTCGTACTTCCCACTGCCTAATTGGTACCCATTTCCCTAAAGCCCACCACTACACCTACTCCAAACCATAGTAGGGAGTCACTGGTCCCTATCCCTCAAGCTCATCCCACACCTACCCCTAACCAAAACCATAGTAGGAAGTAAGAAATCGGCACGACACTGTCTACAGCCGAAAGCCACTTCTGCCAAAAGGTAGATATGCTTCTTAGCATCATTCTTTTGTCAGTATTCTGTCCATTTTCACATGTTCTGTGCCCTTATTATACACCCATCATTGCAGTAGGATCAGTGTCAACATAGGATAAAAAAAACATAGGGTAACAAGAGCATAATAAGGCTGTATAGCATGTAAGtgcattagcaccatgaatgcacaatgtaaacatgacaaattacacattatgtaCTGCATCTGTATTACTTCAAATAATCACTGAGTGGTTAAGACTGCTTATTGTACTGATCTCACCTGAAATGTATTCATATAATGAGGCGTGTCATTGATAATAAATTTTAATGTCACAACGCCACCCCCAGAGGCATGGCcaatgtctgaatgtttgcaaattgtTTACTGCTACTATACTATTTAGCTCTGAGTGAAAAAGGAAGAATAACTTTGCTGTGTGTGTTTCGTAGCCTTACAGACAGGGTCAATACCGATTCCATAGCCACCTCTCTCTCCCAGTCTTTCCTGTCATCCTACACTGTCCTGTCCTGAAAAAAACCTCCCAAAATAATAAAGACCATTAGCATAAACAGTAACTGAAAAGCTGTATATCCCTCcctttctttttctgttgtacCCTTTCTTAAGGGGGACTCTGGAGGGCCAATGGTGAGCCAGCAGTGTTCAGTGTGGGTTCAGTCTGGTATCACCAGCTGGGGCTATGGCTGTGCTGATCCCAACAGCCCTGGTGTGTACACCCGTGTGTCTCAATATCAGAGTTGGATCACGACAACCATTGGTCAGAACCGGGTGGGATTTGTCACCTTCAGACCCCCAAACTCATGCACTTCTGCCAGTCAAAGTAAaattctctctttcacacacctACACAGTCTTATTGATTTATATACTAATAAAACACACATTAACAAAACATACTTCTTTGAACAATGCTTGTTTATATGTGCGTTTGTTGTAGCCTCAACCTCCTGTCGTGGAAGATGCAATGAGCTTTACAACATCCTCAATCGATGCAACTGCAATACAAGCTGTCGCTTAAAGTGCTGCACAGATTATGCACAGCGATGTACCAGTGAGTCCAAAAgcttgcatacacacacaaacactaaaacacacaTGGGTGAGACTGAGGATAGTTGTCA
Protein-coding sequences here:
- the LOC127654203 gene encoding trypsin-like — its product is MKMWRLMCVNFVLLICVKGSLSQLNVCGLAPLNTRIVGGVNAPEGTWPWQVSLHSSTYGGHFCGGSLINSEWVLTAAHCMPGISVSTLRVYLGRRTQQGVNTHETSRNVRTIIKHPSYNSNTYNNDITLLRLSSPVTFTDYIRPVCLAAQTSVFAAGTSSWITGWGDVTAGVSLPAPGILQETVVTVVDSSKCNNLLGAGSVTNNMICAGLLQGGKDTCQGDSGGPMVSQQCSVWVQSGITSWGYGCADPNSPGVYTRVSQYQSWITTTIGQNRVGFVTFRPPNSCTSASQTSTSCRGRCNELYNILNRCNCNTSCRLKCCTDYAQRCTM